A portion of the Gadus macrocephalus chromosome 10, ASM3116895v1 genome contains these proteins:
- the nme5 gene encoding nucleoside diphosphate kinase homolog 5 isoform X1: MMTDTSMHVERTLALIKPDVVHLAEEIEDVILGSGFTILQRRKLQLSPEQCSDFYAEHYGKLSFPSLTVFMSSGPIIALALARENAIAHWKALIGPAQRARASEPEGLRAKYGTSDLRNALHGSESMTAAQKEIKFMFPDSVCEPVPVAEAAGDYLSKHVNPTLIIGLTELCKQKPLDPCIWLSHWLMRNNPNQPKIEDAAIV; encoded by the exons ATGATGACCGACACCTCCATGCATGTCGAGAGAACCCTTGCGCTCATAAAACCAGACGTGGTTCACCTGGCGGAGGAGATCGAGGACGTTATCCTTGGATCTGGCTTCACTATTCTACAG AGGCGGAAGCTGCAGCTGAGCCCCGAGCAGTGCAGCGATTTCTACGCGGAGCACTACGGGAAACTGTCTTTCCCCAGCTTGACGGTGTTCATGAGCTCTGGACCAATCATCGCCCTGGCGCTGGCCCGCGAGAACGCTATCGCCCATTGGAAAGCCCTGATTGGACCAGCCCAAAGAGCCAGAGCGTCAGAACCCGAAGG CCTGAGAGCCAAGTACGGCACGTCTGACCTGAGGAATGCCCTCCATGGCAGTGAGTCGATGACTGCCGCTCAGAAAGAAATCAAGTTCATGTTCCCAGACT CGGTGTGTGAGCCGGTGCCCGTGGCCGAGGCCGCAGGAGACTACTTGTCCAAACACGTGAACCCCACTCTGATCATTGGACTGACTGAGCTCTGCAAACAGAAGCCCCTCGACCCTTGT ATATGGCTGTCCCACTGGCTGATGAGAAATAATCCAAACCAGCCCAAGATAGAGGATGCTGCCATTGTGTAA
- the nme5 gene encoding nucleoside diphosphate kinase homolog 5 isoform X2: MMTDTSMHVERTLALIKPDVVHLAEEIEDVILGSGFTILQRRKLQLSPEQCSDFYAEHYGKLSFPSLTVFMSSGPIIALALARENAIAHWKALIGPAQRARASEPEGLRAKYGTSDLRNALHGSESMTAAQKEIKFMFPDSVCEPVPVAEAAGDYLSKHVNPTLIIGLTELCKQKPLDPCIWLSHWLMRNNPNQPKIEDAAIV; encoded by the exons ATGATGACCGACACCTCCATGCATGTCGAGAGAACCCTTGCGCTCATAAAACCAGACGTGGTTCACCTGGCGGAGGAGATCGAGGACGTTATCCTTGGATCTGGCTTCACGATTCTACAG AGGCGGAAGCTGCAGCTGAGCCCCGAGCAGTGCAGCGATTTCTACGCGGAGCACTACGGGAAACTGTCTTTCCCCAGCTTGACGGTGTTCATGAGCTCTGGACCAATCATCGCCCTGGCGCTGGCCCGCGAGAACGCTATCGCCCATTGGAAAGCCCTGATTGGACCAGCCCAAAGAGCCAGAGCGTCAGAACCCGAAGG CCTGAGAGCCAAGTACGGCACGTCTGACCTGAGGAATGCCCTCCATGGCAGTGAGTCGATGACTGCCGCTCAGAAAGAAATCAAGTTCATGTTCCCAGACT CGGTGTGTGAGCCGGTGCCCGTGGCCGAGGCCGCAGGAGACTACTTGTCCAAACACGTGAACCCCACTCTGATCATTGGACTGACTGAGCTCTGCAAACAGAAGCCCCTCGACCCTTGT ATATGGCTGTCCCACTGGCTGATGAGAAATAATCCAAACCAGCCCAAGATAGAGGATGCTGCCATTGTGTAA
- the phykpl gene encoding 5-phosphohydroxy-L-lysine phospho-lyase isoform X1, whose translation MAKEIFSKDETLSMRRKLIGQSIKLFYSDNPVKIVRGRGQYLYDEKDVRYLDCISNVHHVGHCHPDVTRAATAQMELLNTNSRFLHDNIISYANRLSATLPDKLSVFYFVNSGSEANDLALRLAQQYTQHEDVIVLDHAYHGHLKSLIDISPYKFRKLSGQKEWVHVAPLPDIYRGLYREDHPNPGEAYADTVRDVIEDVHSKGRKISAFFCESLPSVGGQIILPQGYLTKVSEYVRSAGGVLVVDEVQTGFGRVGSHFWAFQMQGEACCPDIVTMGKPMGNGHPLACVATTEEVAGAFAGTGVEYFNTFGGNPVSCAIGLAVLNVLEQEDMRGNATRVGAHLKDLLNKLQTKHQIVGDVRGVGLFLGLELVVDRELRTPATEVAAAVVKRLREERIFVSTDGPFESVIKFKPPMCFSIADADLVAQKIDHVLTDMPVVIP comes from the exons ATGGCCAAGGAAATATTCAGCAAAGACGAGACCCTTTCTATGAGGAGAAAATTAATCGG GCAATCCATCAAATTGTTTTATTCGGACAACCCAGTTAAGATAGTAAGAGGTCGAGGACAATACCTGTATGACGAAAAGGACGTGCGCTATTTGGACTGCATCAGCAACGTCCACCATG TTGGCCACTGTCACCCAGACGTCACTCGAGCCGCCACCGCTCAAATGGAACTCCTGAACACCAACTCTCGCTTTCTGCACGACAACATCATCTCGTATGCAAATCGTCTGTCTGCGACTCTTCCGGACAAACTCAgcgttttctactttgttaattCAGG TTCCGAGGCCAACGATCTTGCTCTGCGCTTGGCCCAGCAGTACACCCAACACGAAGATGTGATTGTTCTAGACCA TGCATACCATGGTCATCTCAAGTCCCTCATCGACATAAGTCCATACAAGTTCCGAAAACTGTCAGGTCAGAAGGAATGGGTCCATGTG GCACCCTTGCCCGATATCTACCGGGGGTTGTACCGAGAAGACCACCCGAACCCAGGGGAAGCATACGCAGACACCGTAAGAGATGTGATTGAGGACGTGCACAGCAAAGGGCGTAAG ATCTCCGCATTCTTCTGTGAGTCCTTGCCAAGTGTTGGAGGCCAAATCATTTTGCCGCAAGGATACTTAACTAAAGTGTCCGA ATACGTGCGCTCAGCGGGGGGTGTGCTCGTGGTGGACGAGGTGCAGACGGGCTTCGGCCGCGTGGGGAGCCACTTCTGGGCCTTTCAGATGCAGGGGGAAGCGTGCTGTCCCGACATCGTGACCATGGGGAAGCCCATGGGGAACGGACATCCTTTGGCCTGCGTGGCCACCACCGAGGAGGTAGCCGGGGCCTTCGCCGGCACGGGGGTGGAGTACTTCAACACG TTCGGAGGGAACCCGGTGTCTTGTGCGATAGGCTTGGCCGTCCTAAATGTCCTTGAGCAGGAAGACATGAGAGGGAACGCCACCAGGGTGGGGGCACACCTTAAAGACCTGCTCAACAAGCTCCAAACTAAGCATCAGATAGTTGGGGATGTCCG TGGGGTAGGGCTGTTTCTGGGTCTGGAGCTGGTGGTCGACCGAGAGCTAAGGACTCCCGCCACTGAGGTCGCGGCGGCAGTGGTGAAAAG gttaagagaggagaggatctTTGTGAGTACAGATGGCCCGTTTGAGAGTGTGATCAAATTCAAGCCCCCCATGTGCTTCAGCATAGCAGACGCAGACCTCGTGGCGCAGAAGATTGACCACGTACTCACTG ACATGCCGGTGGTCATTCCCTAA
- the spon2a gene encoding spondin-2a: MSKWSCETIAPSALTRSLHSLSRPPLSPPSRPPSRPPSRPPSRPPSRPLSPPPLLAVTHNSRFQLWREGVAAGGGVQSFAELGLTVEVVKEAKEARKRRAVGAMYRTAGVPNGISHSSTELLMQPRTPLLSLMVKVIPSPDWFVGVDSFSLCEGGQWKQEVTLDLQPFDAGTDSGFTFSSPNYPTVPVENVTRITSQMPHHPANSFFYPRLKELPPIATVKAIRQDRSSARQVPMSNHILPNSISPQRFSETPLDCEVALWSSWGLCLGSCSRGGVRHRSRYILLRPANAGTPCPELEEQAECTHHNCLRRQ; encoded by the exons ATGTCTAAATGGAGCTGTGAGACCATTGCTCCATCTGCCTTGACCCGATCTCTGCATTCACTGTctcgtccccctctctcccccccctctcgtcCCCCCTCTCGTCCCCCCTCTCGTCCCCCCTCTCGTCCCCCCTCtcgtcccctctcccccccccccctgttagcCGTGACCCACAACAGCCGGTTCCAGCTGTGGCGGGAGGGTGTGGCggccggcggcggcgtgcaGAGCTTCGCCGAGCTGGGGCtgacggtggaggtggtgaaggaggccAAGGAGGCCCGGAAGAGGCGGGCGGTGGGGGCCATGTACCGGACGGCCGGCGTCCCCAACGGCATCAGCCACAGCTCCACGGAGCTGCTGATGCAGCCCCGTACCCCGCTG CTCTCGCTGATGGTGAAGGTGATTCCAAGCCCTGATTGGTTCGTCGGCGTGGACAGCTTCAGCCTCTGCGAAGGCGGCCAGtggaaacaggaagtgacccTTGACCTCCAGCCGTTTGATGCCGGGACCGACAGCGGCTTCACCTTCTCCTCTCCCAACTACCCGACCGTCCCGGTGGAGAACGTCACGCGG atcacCTCCCAGATGCCCCACCACCCCGCCAACTCCTTCTTCTACCCGCGGCTCAAGGAGCTCCCGCCCATCGCCACCGTCAAGGCCATCCGCCAGGACCGCTCGTCGGCGCGACAGGTCCCCATGTCCAATCACATCCTGCCCAACTCCATCAGCCCCCAGAGGTTCTCAG agaCGCCGCTGGACTGCGAGGTGGCGCTCTGGTCCTCCTGGGGGCTCTGTCTGGGCTCCTGCTCCCGCGGGGGGGTCCGCCACCGCAGCCGCTACATCCTGCTGCGGCCCGCCAACGCGGGCACGCCCTGCCccgagctggaggagcaggccGAGTGCACGCACCACAACTGCCTGAGGCGGCAGTAG
- the LOC132466213 gene encoding heterogeneous nuclear ribonucleoprotein A/B-like isoform X2: MSDTEQQFMETSENGHEGEQEEEYNGGAAHTEEGNGGEAVEECEEGAGPEACGAEEATDGDSQNGASEGGQINASKGEEDAGKMFVGGLSWDTSKKDLKDYFSKFGEVTDCTIKMDQQTGRSRGFGFILFKEAASVERVLEQKEHRLDGRQIDPKKAMAMKKEPVKKIFVGGLNPDTEKDVIQEYFGTFGEIETIELPQDPKTDKRRGFVFITYKDETPVKKVLEKKFHNVSGSKCEIKIAQPKEVYQQQQYGGRGGGSGYGGGRGRGRGGQGGQNWNQGYNNYWNQGYNQGYGGYGQQGYGGYGAYGNYDYSYYGYGGGYDYSLK, translated from the exons ATGTCGGACACTGAGCAACAGTTCATGGAGACATCGGAGAACGGTCACgaaggggagcaggaggaggaataTAACGGCGGGGCCGCGCACACCGAGGAGGGGAACGGAGGCGAAGCGGTGGAAGAGTGCGAGGAGGGTGCCGGGCCCGAAGCCTGCGGCGCGGAGGAAGCGACGGACGGCGACTCTCAGAACGGAGCGTCGGAAGGCGGCCAGATCAACGCCAGCAAGGGCGAGGAGGATGCAGG GAAAATGTTCGTCGGGGGTCTCAGTTGGGACACTAGTAAGAAGGATCTCAAAGATTACTTCTCTAAATTTGGCGAGGTGACTGACTGCACCATTAAGATGGACCAGCAGACCGGGCGATCAAGAGGCTTTGGCTTCATCCTCTTCAAAGAAGCAGCCAGTGTAGAAAGG GTCTTGGAACAGAAGGAACACCGACTAGACGGCCGACAGATTGACCCCAAGAAGGCCATGGCGATGAAGAAGGAGCCGGTGAAGAAGATCTTCGTAGGCGGCCTCAacccagacacagagaaagacgtCATCCAGGAGTACTTTGGAACCTTTGGAGAG ATTGAGACAATCGAGCTTCCGCAGGACCCAAAGACGGACAAGAGGAGGGGATTTGTATTCATCACGTACAAGGACGAGACCCCGGTTAAGAAGGTTTTGGAAAAGAAATTTCATAACGTCAGCGGCAGCAAG tgTGAGATCAAAATAGCTCAGCCCAAAGAGGtgtaccagcagcagcagtacggAGGGCGCGGCGGGGGCAGTGGATATGGTGGGGGTCGCGGCAGGGGTCGCGGAG GCCAGGGGGGGCAGAACTGGAACCAGGGCTACAACAACTACTGGAACCAGGGCTACAACCAGGGCTACGGAGGCTACGGACAGCAGGGCTACGGAGGCTACGGCGCCTACGGGAACTATGACTACTCGTATTACGGCTATGGGGGTGGCTATGACTACA GTCTAAAGTAA
- the rack1 gene encoding small ribosomal subunit protein RACK1 isoform X1, producing MTEQMTVRGTLKGHTGWVTQIATTPQFPDMILSASRDKSVIMWKLTRDETSYGTPQRALQGHSHFVSDVVISSDGQFALSGSWDGTLRLWDLTTGLTTRRFVGHTKDVLSVAFSADNRQIVSGSRDKTVKLWNTLGVCKYTIQDESHSEWVSCVRFSPNSSNPIIVSCGWDKMVKVWNLANCKLKTNHIGHTGYLNTVTVSPDGSLCASGGKDGQAMLWDLNEGKHLYTLDSGDNINALCFSPNRYWLCAATGPSIKIWDLEGKIIVDELRQEVISTNSKAEPPQCTSLAWSADGQTLFAGYTDSLIRVWQVTIGTR from the exons ATGACCGAGCAGATGACAGTGAGGGGTACCCTTAAGGGCCACACCGGTTGGGTCACCCAAATCGCGACTACTCCACAGTTTCCCGACATGATTCTGTCTGCGTCCCGAG ACAAATCTGTCATCATGTGGAAGTTGACCCGTGATGAGACCAGCTACGGAACCCCCCAGCGTGCTCTCCAGGGCCACTCTCACTTCGTGAGTGATGTTGTCATCTCCTCCGATGGGCAGTTTGCGCTGTCTGGATCCTGGGACGGCACCCTGAGACTGTGGGACCTCACCAC CGGACTCACCACCCGTCGCTTTGTCGGCCACACCAAGGATGTTCTGAGCGTTGCCTTCTCCGCTGATAACCGACAGATTGTGTCTGGTTCTCGCGACAAGACCGTCAAGCTGTGGAACACCCTGGGTGTCTGCAAGTACACCATCCAG GACGAGAGCCACTCTGAGTGGGTGTCCTGCGTGCGTTTCTCCCCCAACAGCAGCAACCCCATCATCGTGTCCTGCGGCTGGGATAAGATGGTTAAG GTGTGGAACCTGGCTAACTGCAAGCTGAAGACCAACCACATTGGTCACACCGGCTACCTGAACACAGTTACCGTTTCCCCCGATGGCTCCCTGTGCGCCTCCGGTGGAAAG GACGGGCAGGCGATGCTGTGGGACCTGAACGAGGGCAAACACTTGTACACCCTGGACAGCGGTGACAACATCAACGCCCTCTGCTTCAGCCCCAACCGATACTGGCTATGCGCTGCTACTGGCCCTAGCATCAAGATCTGG GATCTTGAGGGTAAGATCATCGTCGATGAGCTGAGACAGGAAGTGATCAGCACCAACAGCAAGGCGGAGCCCCCCCAGTGTACCTCCCTGGCCTGGTCTGCTGATGGACAG ACCCTGTTTGCCGGCTACACTGACAGCCTGATCAGAGTGTGGCAGGTCACCATTGGAACCCGATAA
- the rack1 gene encoding small ribosomal subunit protein RACK1 isoform X2 translates to MTEQMTVRGTLKGHTGWVTQIATTPQFPDMILSASRDKSVIMWKLTRDETSYGTPQRALQGHSHFVSDVVISSDGQFALSGSWDGTLRLWDLTTGLTARRFVGHTKDVLSVAFSADNRQIVSGSRDKTVKLWNTLGVCKYTIQDESHSEWVSCVRFSPNSSNPIIVSCGWDKMVKVWNLANCKLKTNHIGHTGYLNTVTVSPDGSLCASGGKDGQAMLWDLNEGKHLYTLDSGDNINALCFSPNRYWLCAATGPSIKIWDLEGKIIVDELRQEVISTNSKAEPPQCTSLAWSADGQTLFAGYTDSLIRVWQVTIGTR, encoded by the exons ATGACCGAGCAGATGACAGTGAGGGGTACCCTTAAGGGCCACACCGGTTGGGTCACCCAAATCGCGACTACTCCACAGTTTCCCGACATGATTCTGTCTGCGTCCCGAG ACAAATCTGTCATCATGTGGAAGTTGACCCGTGATGAGACCAGCTACGGAACCCCCCAGCGTGCTCTCCAGGGCCACTCTCACTTCGTGAGTGATGTTGTCATCTCCTCCGATGGGCAGTTTGCGCTGTCTGGATCCTGGGACGGCACCCTGAGACTGTGGGACCTCACCAC CGGACTCACCGCCCGTCGCTTTGTCGGCCACACCAAGGATGTTCTGAGTGTTGCCTTCTCCGCTGATAACCGACAGATTGTGTCTGGTTCTCGCGACAAGACCGTCAAGCTGTGGAACACCCTGGGTGTCTGCAAGTACACCATCCAG GACGAGAGCCACTCTGAGTGGGTGTCCTGCGTGCGTTTCTCCCCCAACAGCAGCAACCCCATCATCGTGTCCTGCGGCTGGGATAAGATGGTTAAG GTGTGGAACCTGGCTAACTGCAAGCTGAAGACCAACCACATTGGTCACACCGGCTACCTGAACACAGTTACCGTTTCCCCCGATGGCTCCCTGTGCGCCTCCGGTGGAAAG GACGGGCAGGCGATGCTGTGGGACCTGAACGAGGGCAAACACTTGTACACCCTGGACAGCGGTGACAACATCAATGCCCTCTGCTTCAGCCCCAACCGATACTGGCTATGCGCTGCTACTGGCCCTAGCATCAAGATCTGG GATCTTGAGGGTAAGATCATCGTCGATGAGCTGAGACAGGAAGTGATCAGCACCAACAGCAAGGCGGAGCCGCCCCAGTGTACCTCCCTGGCCTGGTCTGCTGATGGACAG ACCCTGTTTGCCGGCTACACTGACAGCCTGATCAGAGTGTGGCAGGTCACCATTGGAACCCGATAA
- the LOC132466213 gene encoding heterogeneous nuclear ribonucleoprotein A/B-like isoform X1: MSDTEQQFMETSENGHEGEQEEEYNGGAAHTEEGNGGEAVEECEEGAGPEACGAEEATDGDSQNGASEGGQINASKGEEDAGKMFVGGLSWDTSKKDLKDYFSKFGEVTDCTIKMDQQTGRSRGFGFILFKEAASVERVLEQKEHRLDGRQIDPKKAMAMKKEPVKKIFVGGLNPDTEKDVIQEYFGTFGEIETIELPQDPKTDKRRGFVFITYKDETPVKKVLEKKFHNVSGSKCEIKIAQPKEVYQQQQYGGRGGGSGYGGGRGRGRGGQGGQNWNQGYNNYWNQGYNQGYGGYGQQGYGGYGAYGNYDYSYYGYGGGYDYNQGNTSYGKTPRRGGHQSSFKPY, encoded by the exons ATGTCGGACACTGAGCAACAGTTCATGGAGACATCGGAGAACGGTCACgaaggggagcaggaggaggaataTAACGGCGGGGCCGCGCACACCGAGGAGGGGAACGGAGGCGAAGCGGTGGAAGAGTGCGAGGAGGGTGCCGGGCCCGAAGCCTGCGGCGCGGAGGAAGCGACGGACGGCGACTCTCAGAACGGAGCGTCGGAAGGCGGCCAGATCAACGCCAGCAAGGGCGAGGAGGATGCAGG GAAAATGTTCGTCGGGGGTCTCAGTTGGGACACTAGTAAGAAGGATCTCAAAGATTACTTCTCTAAATTTGGCGAGGTGACTGACTGCACCATTAAGATGGACCAGCAGACCGGGCGATCAAGAGGCTTTGGCTTCATCCTCTTCAAAGAAGCAGCCAGTGTAGAAAGG GTCTTGGAACAGAAGGAACACCGACTAGACGGCCGACAGATTGACCCCAAGAAGGCCATGGCGATGAAGAAGGAGCCGGTGAAGAAGATCTTCGTAGGCGGCCTCAacccagacacagagaaagacgtCATCCAGGAGTACTTTGGAACCTTTGGAGAG ATTGAGACAATCGAGCTTCCGCAGGACCCAAAGACGGACAAGAGGAGGGGATTTGTATTCATCACGTACAAGGACGAGACCCCGGTTAAGAAGGTTTTGGAAAAGAAATTTCATAACGTCAGCGGCAGCAAG tgTGAGATCAAAATAGCTCAGCCCAAAGAGGtgtaccagcagcagcagtacggAGGGCGCGGCGGGGGCAGTGGATATGGTGGGGGTCGCGGCAGGGGTCGCGGAG GCCAGGGGGGGCAGAACTGGAACCAGGGCTACAACAACTACTGGAACCAGGGCTACAACCAGGGCTACGGAGGCTACGGACAGCAGGGCTACGGAGGCTACGGCGCCTACGGGAACTATGACTACTCGTATTACGGCTATGGGGGTGGCTATGACTACA ACCAGGGCAATACAAGCTATGGGAAAACTCCAAGACGTGGAGGCCACCAGAGTAGCTTCAAGCCATACTGA
- the phykpl gene encoding 5-phosphohydroxy-L-lysine phospho-lyase isoform X2, which translates to MAKEIFSKDETLSMRRKLIGQSIKLFYSDNPVKIVRGRGQYLYDEKDVRYLDCISNVHHVGHCHPDVTRAATAQMELLNTNSRFLHDNIISYANRLSATLPDKLSVFYFVNSGSEANDLALRLAQQYTQHEDVIVLDHAYHGHLKSLIDISPYKFRKLSGQKEWVHVAPLPDIYRGLYREDHPNPGEAYADTVRDVIEDVHSKGRKISAFFCESLPSVGGQIILPQGYLTKVSEYVRSAGGVLVVDEVQTGFGRVGSHFWAFQMQGEACCPDIVTMGKPMGNGHPLACVATTEEFGGNPVSCAIGLAVLNVLEQEDMRGNATRVGAHLKDLLNKLQTKHQIVGDVRGVGLFLGLELVVDRELRTPATEVAAAVVKRLREERIFVSTDGPFESVIKFKPPMCFSIADADLVAQKIDHVLTDMPVVIP; encoded by the exons ATGGCCAAGGAAATATTCAGCAAAGACGAGACCCTTTCTATGAGGAGAAAATTAATCGG GCAATCCATCAAATTGTTTTATTCGGACAACCCAGTTAAGATAGTAAGAGGTCGAGGACAATACCTGTATGACGAAAAGGACGTGCGCTATTTGGACTGCATCAGCAACGTCCACCATG TTGGCCACTGTCACCCAGACGTCACTCGAGCCGCCACCGCTCAAATGGAACTCCTGAACACCAACTCTCGCTTTCTGCACGACAACATCATCTCGTATGCAAATCGTCTGTCTGCGACTCTTCCGGACAAACTCAgcgttttctactttgttaattCAGG TTCCGAGGCCAACGATCTTGCTCTGCGCTTGGCCCAGCAGTACACCCAACACGAAGATGTGATTGTTCTAGACCA TGCATACCATGGTCATCTCAAGTCCCTCATCGACATAAGTCCATACAAGTTCCGAAAACTGTCAGGTCAGAAGGAATGGGTCCATGTG GCACCCTTGCCCGATATCTACCGGGGGTTGTACCGAGAAGACCACCCGAACCCAGGGGAAGCATACGCAGACACCGTAAGAGATGTGATTGAGGACGTGCACAGCAAAGGGCGTAAG ATCTCCGCATTCTTCTGTGAGTCCTTGCCAAGTGTTGGAGGCCAAATCATTTTGCCGCAAGGATACTTAACTAAAGTGTCCGA ATACGTGCGCTCAGCGGGGGGTGTGCTCGTGGTGGACGAGGTGCAGACGGGCTTCGGCCGCGTGGGGAGCCACTTCTGGGCCTTTCAGATGCAGGGGGAAGCGTGCTGTCCCGACATCGTGACCATGGGGAAGCCCATGGGGAACGGACATCCTTTGGCCTGCGTGGCCACCACCGAGGAG TTCGGAGGGAACCCGGTGTCTTGTGCGATAGGCTTGGCCGTCCTAAATGTCCTTGAGCAGGAAGACATGAGAGGGAACGCCACCAGGGTGGGGGCACACCTTAAAGACCTGCTCAACAAGCTCCAAACTAAGCATCAGATAGTTGGGGATGTCCG TGGGGTAGGGCTGTTTCTGGGTCTGGAGCTGGTGGTCGACCGAGAGCTAAGGACTCCCGCCACTGAGGTCGCGGCGGCAGTGGTGAAAAG gttaagagaggagaggatctTTGTGAGTACAGATGGCCCGTTTGAGAGTGTGATCAAATTCAAGCCCCCCATGTGCTTCAGCATAGCAGACGCAGACCTCGTGGCGCAGAAGATTGACCACGTACTCACTG ACATGCCGGTGGTCATTCCCTAA
- the LOC132466212 gene encoding protein FAM53C-like has protein sequence MVTLITEQLHKQSLEDPYQKAFSFNVNVPLPVVGSSPTVSLSTYGSTPESSLAAYPSCKTHLLTASSALRLPVPVGEPLYQTQIPSASVTNLSFPGSPPPPPKRHCRSLSVPEDLSCCRSTWRPSASRVWTPVRHRCQSGSMASLVSAASSSLPLCGRSSSVTTSSLHSSCSPMFVSLALNPDPPTPWSFPWDPCDTLRGACSTFLPAPSSCSSSPAPPASSRSLLQRRFSLSPVHTQGASLLLRLPCEASGPAAPLTHRPATEQPALSPSPSSACSTPSSSRRVPRPALPRCHSQPCDMRRPYLKRRHDPDILPCSRPGLDFSKMTQIGTGESLGAGTNVSMFARPAQGERLPAFSPAELLGRSSIGPLSESEEDNNKRTGSLMDGGNFFERDCTELDLNLIEEN, from the exons ATGGTGACGCTTATTACAGAGCAGCTACACAAGCAGAGTTTGGAGGATCCTTATCAGAAGGCATTCTCCTTCAATGTCAACGTG CCGTTGCCTGTGGTTGGTTCTAGTCCGACAGTGTCTTTGAGCACGTATGGATCCACACCAG AGAGCAGTTTGGCCGCCTACCCGTCATGCAAGACCCATCTCCTAACCGCATCCTCTGCCCTGCGGCTCCCCGTCCCAGTGGGTGAGCCTCTGTATCAAACTCAAATCCCCAGCGCCTCCGTCACCAACCTGTCCTTCCCCGGttcccccccgccgccaccgaAGCGCCACTGCCGCTCGCTCTCCGTCCCAGAAGACCTGTCTTGTTGTCGTTCCACATGGCGCCCCAGCGCCTCCCGGGTCTGGACCCCGGTCAGGCATCGCTGCCAGAGCGGCAGCATGGCCAGTCTGGTGTCCGCCGCCAGCAGCTCCCTGCCCCTCTGCGGCCGCAGCTCCTcggtcaccacctcctccctgcaCTCGTCCTGCAGCCCCATGTTTGTGAGCCTGGCGTTGAATCCGGACCCCCCGACACCTTGGAGCTTCCCCTGGGACCCCTGTGACACACTGAGGGGTGCCTGCTCCACCTTCCTCCCTGCACCgtcgtcctgctcctcctcgcccGCTCCGCCGGCGTCCTCGCGCTCGCTGCTCCAGCGGCGCTTCTCCCTGTCCCCCGTGCACACACAGGGCGCCtccctgctgctgcggctgcccTGTGAGGCCTCCGGCCCCGCCGCCCCTTTAACCCACCGCCCCGCCACGGAGCAGCCAGCCCTCTCTCCATCGCCCAGCTCGGCCTGCAgcacgccctcctcctccaggcgcgTCCCGCGCCCGGCCCTCCCACGATGCCACTCCCAGCCTTGCGACATGCGGAGGCCTTATCTGAAGAGACGCCATGACCCAGACATCCTGCCCTGCTCCAGGCCGGGCCTCGACTTCAGCAAGATGACTCAG ATTGGTACAGGGGAGTCCCTTGGCGCGGGGACTAATGTCAGCATGTTTGCGAGGCCTGCGCAGGGAGAGCGTCTCCCTGCCTTCTCCCCCGCAGAGCTCCTGGGACGGAGCAGCATCGGCCCGCTGAGCGAGAGCGAAGAGGACAACAATAAAAGAACAGGATCCCTAATGGATGGCGGGAACTTCTTTGAGCGAGATTGCACTGAACTGGACTTGAACCTAATTGAGGAGAACTGa